Proteins found in one Deltaproteobacteria bacterium genomic segment:
- a CDS encoding SCO4226 family nickel-binding protein, which translates to MAIYMDVHSGMKGITAEQFKAAHEADLKAEKDEQGVHFIKAWADPKSGKVFCLSEGPSKEAVQRVHERAGHPANETYEVAYVVD; encoded by the coding sequence ATGGCCATCTACATGGACGTCCACAGCGGCATGAAGGGCATCACCGCCGAGCAATTCAAAGCCGCGCACGAGGCCGACTTGAAGGCCGAGAAGGACGAACAGGGCGTGCACTTCATCAAGGCCTGGGCCGACCCCAAGAGCGGCAAGGTGTTCTGCCTCTCCGAGGGGCCGAGCAAGGAGGCGGTGCAGCGCGTGCACGAGCGCGCGGGGCATCCGGCGAATGAGACGTACGAGGTGGCGTACGTCGTGGACTGA